One Luteolibacter flavescens DNA window includes the following coding sequences:
- a CDS encoding type II secretion system protein, whose amino-acid sequence MKSRSHAHSSRSGFTLLELTMVISVMLLLITVGLKANSGFKNWKLAREASDTLRTVYVAQRTFLADNPTVPVTSLTHAQLLPYIQNSPAAFPTATAINGSALNIFVGVSPPFFTTTGVVSGTNPPVRYDPSGSLTDSLWDVGE is encoded by the coding sequence ATGAAATCCCGCTCCCATGCCCACTCGTCCCGCAGCGGATTCACGCTGCTGGAGTTGACGATGGTCATCTCGGTGATGCTCCTGCTCATCACCGTCGGACTGAAGGCCAACAGCGGATTCAAGAATTGGAAGCTCGCCCGTGAAGCGTCCGACACGCTGCGGACCGTGTATGTCGCCCAGCGCACGTTCCTGGCCGACAATCCCACCGTCCCGGTCACGTCGCTGACGCACGCCCAGCTCCTGCCCTACATCCAGAACAGTCCTGCCGCTTTCCCGACAGCCACGGCGATCAACGGATCAGCCCTGAATATTTTCGTGGGCGTCTCGCCCCCGTTTTTTACCACCACAGGCGTGGTCTCCGGCACGAATCCGCCTGTCCGCTACGATCCATCCGGCTCCCTCACCGACTCCCTGTGGGATGTAGGCGAATGA